AGCTCCCTCTCTAAGAATTTTTGGAAGCGTTTTTGTTAAATCTAATATCGTTGACTCTATACCTAAAGGAGATTTTCCTCCATCAACTATAACTCCTACTCTTTCTTTAAACTTTTCGCTTAACTCTTCAAAACTTCTAGGCGTCTTTTCTCCTGAAATATTAGCACTTGTTGTCGGTAAAATTCCACCAACACTTTCAATTATATCTTGAGCTAACTTTAAAGCTGGTATTCTTACTCCCACTGTTTCTCCATTAGAAACCATTATACCCGGAACATTTTCTTTCTTATTTAAAATAATTGTCAAAGCGCCAGGCCAAAATTCACTTGCTAACTTTTCTATAATTATTTTTTTTTCCTCATCTATAATTGCAATTTTTTCAATGTATTCTACTTTGCTAAGAAGTGCTATCAATGGAGAGTTAAAGTTTCTCTCTTTTGCCTCATAAATTTTTTGTAGGCCTTTTAGCGAGTCGATACTTGCACCTACTCCATATACTGTATCTGTAGGATAAATTATTATTCCATTATTATTTAATTCATTTTTTATAACTTCTAAATCAATATTGTTTTCTTTAAACACAATTCTTTTCATAATTAATCCTTTTCCTCACCTTTATCTATATAAATAATTCTAACATATTAAAAAAAAAAAAGCTAGTAGAATACTAGCTTTTCTATGTGCTTTTACTTTTCAAATAACTCAGATACTGACTCGTTATTTACAATTCTTCTAACAGCTTCTGCAAGAATTTCATCAACAGAAACTACTTTTATTTTATCAATCTTTTTAGACTCTGGTAACGCTATTGAATCTGTTATTATCACTTCTTTTAAACAAGAAGCTTGTAATCTCTCAATAGCTGGGTCTGAAAATACTCCATGTGTACAACATGCATAAGCTTCAATAGCTCCTCTTGCCATAATAGCTTCTGCTCCATTTGTAATTGTTCCAGCAGTATCAATCATATCATCTATAAATATTGCGATTTTCCCTTCAACTTCTCCAATTAAGTTCATAACTTCTGACATATTTGGTTTTGGTCTTCTTTTATCAATAATTGCTATTTTACAATCTAACCACTCAGCTAATTTTCTAGCTCTTTTTACTCCACCAATATCTGGTGATACAACAACAACTTTGTCTCCTGACATTCCTCTACCTATAAATGACTTTGCTAATAACGGTAAAGCTTGCATGTGATCCACTGGAATATCAAAGAATCCTTGAATCTGATCAGCATGTAAATCCATAGTTACAATTCTTGTAGCTCCTGCTGTTGTTAATAAATTTGCCACTAATTTCGATGTGATTGGCTCTCTTGGTCTTGATTTTCTATCTTGTCTAGCATATCCATAATAAGGAATAATAACGTTTATTGATTTTGCTGAAGCTCTCTTTAATGCATCAATAAATATTAATAACTCCATTATGTTTTCATTTACAGGCTCAGATGTAGATTGAACAATAAATATATCTCTACCTCTTACTGTCTCTCCCACACAAACATAAACCTCTCCATCTTTAAATCTAACAATTTCAACATCTCCTACTGAAGTCCCATATTTCTCAGCTATTTTTTTAGCTAACTCCATATTTGATGTTCCGGCAAAAATTTTTACCCCAGGTCTTTCCATTTTTTCTATTTCCTCCAATCAAATTTTATAACTTGTTTACTTCTTGATACTGCCAACGCATTTTCAGGTACATCCTTAGTTATTACTGACCCCGCTCCTACTAATGCATTTTCTCCTATAGTAATAGGAGCCACCAACATCGTATCACTTCCTATAAAAGCATTTTTTCCAATTGTGGTTTTGAATTTATTTTTACCATCATAATTACAAGTTATTGTTCCTGCACCTATGTTAGTTTTTTCTCCTACTGTAGCATCTCCTAAATATGTTAAATGCCCTGCTTTAACACCTTTTTCTAATACTGATTTTTTCACTTCTACAAAGTTTCCTATGTGAACTTCTTCTTTCAAATGTGATTTAGGTCTTAAATGTGCAAATGGACCTATTGTTACTTTACATTCAACAATACTGTCCTCTAATACAGAGCTTTCTATTCTTACTTCATCACCTATTTGGCAATCAATAACTCTTGTATTTCCTAAAATTTCACAATTTTTTCCAATCTTAGTGCTACCTTGTAGTAGAACACCTGGATATACAACTGTATCTTGTCCAATTTCTACACTTTCTTCTATATAGGTATTATTTTTATCAATGAAAATAACACCATTTTCCATGTGAGCTATATTTATTCTATCTCTCATTATTGAATTAGCTTTTTCCAATTCAATTTTAGAGTTTATTCCTAATATTTCATCATTATCTTCTAATAAAAAAGCTTCAACTTTCTTGTTATCTTTAACATTTATTCCAATAACATCTGTTAAATAGTATTCACCTTTTTCATTTTTATTATCAATTCTTTTTAATGCTGACAATAACTCTTTAGCTTCAAAGCAATAAACACCTGCATTTACCTCTTTTATAGCTTTTATTTCATCTGTTGCTTCTTTTTCTTCAACAATCCCTACAACTCTTCCATCTTCTTTTACAATTCTTCCATATCCAAATGGATTTTCATAAATAGAAGTTAATATTGTTGTTGTAGCTTTAGAGTTTTTATGGTAGTCATATAACTTCTTTAAAGTTTCCTCTCTCAATAAAGGAGTGTCTCCACATAATATCATCACTGTTCCCTCAAAATTTTCAAGCTTATCTTTTGCCTGAATAACAGCGTGTCCAGTCCCTAATTGCTCTTCTTGAACTACATATTCAATATTTGGAAGTACTTTCAATACCTCTTCTTTTTTATGTCCTAATATTAATATATTTTCAGTTGAACCAATTTTACTACATGTATCTACAATTTTTTGTACCATCGGCACTCCACAAACTTTATGTAAAACTTTTGGCAGCTCTGATTTCATTCTTGTTCCTTTTCCAGCTGCTAAAATTAGTGTCTTTAAACTCATCATACCCTCCATTTTATTCAACTTTTACATTGTACCATAAGATTTAACATTTTTGCAAAATAATTTAATTATAATTTTATTGAAGTTTTTCGTAAGCTTCATTTATCTCTTTAAACTTTTTTTCGTGCATCTCTCTTATTTCAGGTTCAGCATTTGCATATCTATCTGGATGATGCTTTTTAGCTAATTCTCTATATGCTTTTTTTAATTCTTCAGGAGTTACACCCTCTTGAACTCCTAAGATTTTATAATATTTACTTTTATCTTCAAAAGTCCCAAATGGATTATTTTGATAACCACCTTGATAGTTTCCTCCATATTGATTACCTTGGTTTCTAAACATATCTTCAAAATCTTTTTGAGTATATGTTTTATAGTAAAAGTTTCCTCTTCTTGGATTTTTTTTATTCATAAAATATCTAATAACTAAAAATATTAGAATAATTGGAAAAAACTGTACTACTATAAATCCAAAAAAAGAAATTAGTAACATTATAAAAAAAAGTGCTGGTAAAGCTGCTATAGCTCTATTCATACCAAATAGTAGCGCTATTATTAAAAAAATAGCTACCGTTAAAACTAATGCTATTGATATCATTATTTTCTCCTTGATTCTTAACTGTATTATAAAATAAGGGAATAGATTTTCTATCCCCTATTTTGAACTAACCTAAATTTTTTCTCTTAAATATTTAATTTTTTCTTTTATATCCTTATCTCTTGGATCGATTTCATAAGCTGCTATATATTCATTTAAAGCTTTTTTATATCTTCCCAAAAATTCATACTCTTTAGCAAAATCTAAATGAGCACTGTATATATCTAAATCCAAAAATATAGCAAAATCATAACTATTTATTGCTTCTACTATTTTCCCTGCTCTCGAGTAGGCATTTCCTAATAAAAAGTAAACAAACGCATCACCAGGTTTGTTATCTAAAAACATATTAAAATATTTTATACTTTTAGTATAGTTACCTAATTCGTAGTTTAAGTATCCCAAAAATCCTATCGTATCACTATCTTTTTTTCCTAAAGCTCTAAGTTTTTCATAAATTTCTAGAGCACCTTCACAGTCTCTTTTATAAAAAAGAATTGTCCCTAATTTTTTTAAATTATCAATATCATTTGCTTTTGTTAAAAGTTCAAATCTTATCTCTTGCTCTTGACTTAATAAATCTTCTTTACTTACGTCTATTCTCTTTAGTATTTTTTTTCTTAGCATTTTAATCCCCCTTAGGTTTTTTAAAACTACTCTCCTAAAAATTATATCATATTTTTTCTTTTTATTTAAGATTTTTTAAAATAAAAAAAAAGAGCCGAAGCTCTTTTAAATTATAATTATAATGCTGCTTTTGCAGTTTCTGCTAATTTAGCGAACTCAGCTGCATTGTTTAAAGCGATATCTGCTAAAACTTTTCTATCTAACTCGATTCCTGCTCTCTTTAATCCATTCATTAAAGTTGAGTAAGTTAATCCGTTGATTCTTGCAGCAGCGTTGATTCTGATGATCCATAATTGTCTCATCTTTCTCTTTCTAACTTTTCTATCTCTTGTAGAGAAAGCTTCTGCTCTCATTACAGCTTGCTTAGCTTGCTTGAATACGTCACCTGACGCACCTCTAAATCCTTTAGCAGCTTTTAAAACTTTTTTATGTCTTCTTCTTCTAACTATTCCAGTCTTAACTCTCATTTACTTCTCCTCCTATAATTGGTCCTTTAACAATAATATTCCTAAGAATTATTATCTTCCTACTCCGTATGGTAATAATCCTTTTAAGTGCTTCTCTAATGTTGAAGTGATTACTGTATCCTTCTTTAATCTGTTCTTTCTTTTTCTTGTTTTCTTTGTTAAGATATGGCTCTTTCCTGGCTTTTTAACAACAAATTTCCCTGTTCCAGTAACTTTAATTCTCTTTTTAGCACCTCTATGAGTTTTCATCTTTGGCATTGTAATGTTCCTCCTCTCAAATCTTCACTATTTTTTTGGCGATAAGATTAAATACTTTTGCTTATCATTATATTTTTTATCAACATCTGCGATTTCTACAAATCTATCAGATATCTGATCTAGCATTCCTATTCCTTGATCAGCGTACATTCTTTCTCTTCCATACTGAACAAGAGTTATTTTTACTTTGTTATCTTTTTCTAAAAACTTTTTAACTTGAGCTATTTTTGTATCCATATCATGCTGATCTATTCTAGCTCTAAATTTTACCTCTTTAACAATAACTTGCTTTTGGTTCTTTTTAGCATCTTTAGCTTTTCTAGTCTGCTCATATTTGTACTTTCCATAATCCATTATTTTACATACTGGTGGCGTAGCATTTGGTGATATCTCAACTAAATCTAATTCCTTTTGTACAGCAACTTCTAATGCTTCCATTGCTGACATTATTCCTAATTGCTCTCCAGTTTCAGAGATAATTCTTAACTCTCTACCTCTTATCTTCTCATTAATTCTAACTTTGTCCGAAATAATAGACACCTCCTATTAACTATCAAATAAAAAAAACAGGACGTAAAATTCCTGTTTAACTCAAATAATTATTAGGGCTCGCCCTAAACAAAAATTTAATGTAACCTTTATGTAGGCCTTGCCCCATAAGGTGAGAAACAGGAAGTCTCTTCTTAATAAATCTTTTTCATTGTCTTTAATTATTATAACATGATCTTACAAAAAGTCAACTGAATTTTTTATTGATTTTATTGAGGTCCTCTTATAATTAGAGGACCTTTTAATTATATTACTCTTCGCTTGAAGAAACTCCATACTTTTCAATTAACTCTTTATTTTCATTTTTTTCTTTTTCTAATTGAACTTTTTTTATAGAAAGTTTTATTCTTTTCTTTTCAGAATCAATTTCAACAATTTCAGCTAAAACAACTTGTCCTAACTTAAATGTATCTTTTAAATTCTTTATAAAATCTCTAGAAGCTAATTGAGTTGGAATAAATCCATCTACTCCCTCTCCTAATTTCACAAACATTCCAAAATCTTGAATGTTCTTTATCTCTTTCTCTACTCTATCTCCAACTTTATAATTTTCTAAAGCTGTTTCCCAAGGACTTTTTGTTAAGTCTTTAATACTTCCTTTTATCTTTTGATCTTCTAAGTTTAATTCTACTACTTTAAACTCTACCTTATCTCCCTTAGAATATCTTTTGTTTCCTGACCACGCAAAGTCTGAGTTATGGATAAATCCATCTACTCCCTCTTCAACTTGCACAAATATTCCAAATGGTTTAACTTCTACAACTGTACCAGTTAAAATTGTTCCTACTGCAAACTTATTTTCAGCACCTTCCCATGGGTTAGAACTTAATTGCTTTATACCTAATTTTAATTTTCTCTCTTTAGGTGATAATTCTGTAATAACAACCTTAACTTCATCTCCAACTTTAACAAAGTTATTAACATTTACCTTTTTACTTGTCCAAGAGAAATCTGAACTATGAATTAATCCTTCAACTCCTGGTAATAACTCTACAAAAGCTCCATAATTTACTATTCTTGTTACTTTACCAGTTACTTCTTGACCTATGCTATTATTTTCAGCAACTATATCCCAAGGGTTTTTTGTTAAAGATTTTATAGATAATTTTACATTTCTTTTATCTCTTTCAATCTCTATAATTTTTGCTTCAATTACATCTCCTGCTTTGTATAACTTATGTAAATCTGAAGTTTTTTTCCAATCTACTTCTGAAATATGAATAAATCCTCTAGCTTCATCTAACTTTACTGTTAATCCAAAATCTAGTACTTCTAAAACAGTAGCTTTTACAACTTCATTCAATGTTAATTTATCAATTGCTTCTAATTCTTTTGCAATAACAAGTTCTTTTCTCGATAAAAGAATTTTCTTTCCTTTTTTATCTTCTTTTATCTCTTTAATAGCAAGTTGTAATTCTTTTCCTATGAATGAATCTCCTTGATCTGCAGGAATTTCTGATAATGAGTTAGGTAAGAATCCTTGTTGATGATATACTTCAACAATATATCCACCTTTTACTCTTTTCATAACTTTTCCAGTTACAATTTCATGGTTTTGAAGTGCTTTTTCTAATTTTTCAGCTCCAATTTCCATATCGATTCTTTTTTTAGAACCAATTAAAACTAAAGAATCCTCCTCTTCAGCTTGAGATACTATTAGAACTTCAACTTCGTCTCCTACAGTATATCCTGTTAACTCTTCTGTTCTTACTCTTACAGCCTTTGGCTCTCCAGGTACTTCTAAATATGTAAAGTTTCTATCCATATTTACAATTGTTCCAGTCACTTTAGTTTTTATTTCTTCATCCTCTTTTACTGGCATGTACTCGTTTAATAATGCTTCAAAATCTTCGTAGTAATCAAAGTTAGACATTAAAGTTCCCCCTTATTTTATTTTCTATTTTTTTTATTATATCTTCTGGTGTTGATGCTCCAGCTGTTATACCTATTTTCATACTTTCAGAAAATATAGACATATCTAATTCTTCATCATTTTGAACTAAATAACTATTGGGATTCTCAGCTTTTGCTACTTCCAGAAGTTTTTTGCTATTTGAGCTTTTTAAATCACCAATCACGATTATTATATCGCAAATATTTGCTAACTTTTTAGTAGCTTCTTGTCTTTCGCTAGTCGCTCCACATATCCTATCAAATATCTGAGCATTTGAATAGTATTTTTCTAAATATTCTTTTATCTCTAAAAATTTACTTTTATTCAAAGTTGTCTGAGTTAGTACCGAATATCTTTTACTCCTATCTAAGGAACTTTCTTTTAATTCTTCTAAATTTTTTAAAACATTAACTTTTTTCCCAAAAGAAATAATCCCTTTTACCTCTGGGTGTTCTTTGTCTCCTATGAAAATTATTTCATCTCCAAGACTTTCTCTTTCAATTAATATCTCTTTTATTTTATCTACAAAAATACATGTTGCATCATGTATTTCCACTTCTTTTTTTTCTAATACATCTATAATTTGAGAAGTTGTCCCATGAGCTCTAATTACTATTGTATCCCCTTTTTTTAAAGGATCCGTTCCTTCTAATATATCTTTTTCATCAACTATTATAAAACCGATATTCTCCATCTCTTTCACAACATCTTTATTGTGAACTACCATTCCAAGAATATATTTTTTAGATATATTTTTTCTAGATATCTCATAACAAGTTTCAACAGCTTTTTTTACACCGAAACAAAATCCCATTTTTTCAGCTCTTATTATCTCCACTTTTTATTTTTACTCCTCATTAAATTTTTTCACTTCAATTAAATCAATTAAATCAGCTATCATCTCTTCTTCGTCTTCTCCGTCACACTCTAAAGTTAGTACTCTTCCTTGTTCTGCTGCAAGAAGCATCAATCCCATAATACTTTTTCCATTTATAACCTCATCATCAAATATTACATTTATATCTGAATCATATTTACTTGCTGTTTGTACAAATAACGATGATGGTCTTGCGTGTAATCCAGCCTTATTTTTAATAGTTACTTCCACTTTTTTCATTTTTAATTTCTCCCTTCAATTATTTCTAAATATTCATTTAGGATATTCTTTACCTCTTGAGAATCTTTAGATTTTAATAGTTTTATTTTAATTTCTTTCAACTCTGACAGCTCAATTTTTCGAATTAAATTTCTTACTTTTGGAATATATGCTGGTGCCATACTTAAATCTCTTATTCCTAAACTTAATAAAGCTATGACAGCTTGGTTTTCTCCAGCCATTTCTCCGCATACTGAAACTTTTTTATTTTTTCTAAGCCCTGCACTAGAAACCATATTTATTGCCCTTATAACTGCAGGATCATAGCAATCATAAAGCTTTTCAGCTATTGGACTATAACGATCTGTTGCAAGTATATATTGTGTTAAATCATTCGTTCCAATAGAAAAAAAGTCTACATAATCAGCAAAAATATCTGCTAACATAACATTTGATGGTACTTCTACCATCATTCCAACCTCTATATTTTCTTTAAATTCTTTTCCTTCAATTAAAAGTTCTTTTTTACACTCTTCTACTAAATCTTTAGCTTCAATTATTTCTTTTAAATTTGTTATCATTGGATACATCATCTTTATATTATGATGAGTTGCGGCTCTTAAAATTCCTTTAATTTGATTTTTAAAAAGATTCTTATCTGCTAAAGTTAGTCTCATCCCTCTACATCCTAACGATGGATTTTCTTCATCAACCATTTTATAATAAGATAGTTTTTTATCTGCTCCTATATCTAAAGTTCTTATAACTATAGGTTTATTTGGTTGACTCTCTTCAAACTCTCTTGCTATATTTTCATATATTTTTTTTTGCTTCTCCTCGTTTGGAAATTCTACTGCATCCATATATATAAGTTCTGTTCTCAACAATCCAATACCATCAGGTCTTTTTCGACTAACTTGAGTTATATCTAACCTACCACCTATATTCAAATGCAAATAAACTCTTTCTCCATCTAAAGTAACTGTTTCTTTATCAATAGATTCCTCTATCTCTTTCATTTTATTTCTATATCTATTTTTTTCTTCATCATATCTATTTAATGTTTTTATATCTGGATTAGTTACAACTTTACCTTCCATAGATGTTGTATCTAAAATTATTTTATCTCCCCAGTCTACAGAAAAAATATCATTTCCACCCATTAGTGTAGGTATCTCTAATGCTTTTGTTAGTATTGCAGTATGAGATGTCTCTCCCATATACTCCATTATTATTCCACTTAAATTTATTCCACTATAATAAATTTTTAAAAGCTCTGATGGTAATAATTCTCTGATTACCAAAATCTTACCATTTAAATTTGAATCTATATCATCTTCATGCGTTAGATTCATTATTATTCTTTCACTTATATCTTTTATATCTAATGCTCTTTGCTTGTAAATTGGATCTGCTATTTTTTCAAACATTTCTATATACTTATTAGAAACTTTCTTTACAACCGCTTCTGCATTATTTTCTTCTTTTTTTATTCCTTTTTTTATATCACTTATAAATTGAGGATCATCTAACATCATTATATGTACTGTTAAAATCTGCAAGTCTTCCTTATTTATTTTACCCTCTAAATTGCCTTTAATTTGTTTTATATCATTTTTAGCTTTTTGTACACTTTCTAAAAATCGTTCTATTTCCTCTTCAACCTTTTCAGAAGAAATTTTATAATTTTCAATATCTATCTTTTTTTTTCTTTCTATATAGGGTTGACCTATAACTATTCCTGGGAAAATACTTTTACCTACAATAACTCCCATTTTACTCACCCCTTGACCATTAATTGATATAAAAATTATACCGTATTTCTATTCATTTTTAAACTATTATTTAATTATAATTACTTTTAAAAAAAAATTAAATTTTTTCAAAAAAAGTATTGACATTTATTTTTTTTTGTATTATATTAATTGCAAGATTAGCACTCCATCGAGTTGAGTGCTAATAAAAAGTTAAAAAAGGGTGATTTTATGGTTGTCAGCGATAGAGAAAAGCTCGTTCTTAGTGCCATTATTGATTTTTATCTTCTTTCAGGAGAAACAATCGGTTCTAGAACTCTTGTTAAAAAATATAATATAGATCTATCCTCTGCAACAATAAGAAATGTAATGTCTGATTTAGAGGATATGGGATTTATCTCAAAAACTCATACTTCTTCAGGAAGAATACCCACGGATAAAGGCTATAAATTTTACTTAGAAGAACTTCTAAAAATTGAAAAACTTTCAAGAGAAGAACAAGCTCGAATAAATTCTGTTTATGATATTAAAATGAGAGAATTGGATTCTGTTTTGAAAAAAACTTCAATGCTTTTATCTAAATTAACTAACTATGTTGGAATTGTTATTGAACCTACACATAAAAAAGAAAAAATAAAAAAAGTTGACCTAGTTCATATTGATGATTATATGGCTATGGCTGTTATAGTTATGGAAAACAAAAGTGTTCGGACTAAAAAGATTTTCTTTGAAGAGGTGTGTAGTCAAAGTGAGCTCTTAAAGTTATCACAACGAATTAATAATGAAATAAGAAATAGTTCTGTTGAATCTCACGAAATCGAAAAAATTATTGATTTTGTTTATAGCGAAGTGGAGGGAAAACTTTTTTTAGAAAACTCCTCTGAAATATTTAAAGATAAACAAGTTAATGAGATTAGTGATGTTTTAGATATTTTTTCTAAAAGAGAAAAAATAAAAGAACTTTTCGAAGAGGCAATTAAGTCTAGACCTTTTAAAGAGGGTGAAGTTAATGTTATTTTTGGCGAAGAACTCGCTGTAAAAGGATTAGAAGATTATAGCTTTGTATATTCTGTTTATAATATGGATAACTCTCCAGGTATCATTGGTGTTATGGGACCTAAAAGAATGTCTTATTCAAAAACTATGGGCCTTATACAACATGTTACAAAAGAGGTTAACAAAGTTATAAAAGAAATAAGTAATGAAGGAGATAGTGATGGCAGATAAAGAAATAAAAGAAGAAATAGTTGAAGAAATAATTAATGATACAGAAAATAAAAATGAAAATATAGAGACTGTGTCTCAAGAAGATGAAATTAAAAAATTAAAAGGTGAAGTTGAAGATTGGAAAAACTCTTACTTAAGAAAACAAGCTGATTTCCAAAACTTCACTAAAAGAAAAGAGAAAGAATTTGATGATTTAAAAGCTTTTGCTTCTGAAAAAGTAGTAGTAAAAGTTTTAGATATAATCGATAATCTTGAAAGAGCTATCGCTGCTTCTTCTGAAACAAAAGATTTTGATTCCCTTGTAAAAGGTGTTGAATTGACA
Above is a genomic segment from Cetobacterium somerae ATCC BAA-474 containing:
- the hrcA gene encoding heat-inducible transcriptional repressor HrcA; this translates as MVVSDREKLVLSAIIDFYLLSGETIGSRTLVKKYNIDLSSATIRNVMSDLEDMGFISKTHTSSGRIPTDKGYKFYLEELLKIEKLSREEQARINSVYDIKMRELDSVLKKTSMLLSKLTNYVGIVIEPTHKKEKIKKVDLVHIDDYMAMAVIVMENKSVRTKKIFFEEVCSQSELLKLSQRINNEIRNSSVESHEIEKIIDFVYSEVEGKLFLENSSEIFKDKQVNEISDVLDIFSKREKIKELFEEAIKSRPFKEGEVNVIFGEELAVKGLEDYSFVYSVYNMDNSPGIIGVMGPKRMSYSKTMGLIQHVTKEVNKVIKEISNEGDSDGR
- the grpE gene encoding nucleotide exchange factor GrpE; its protein translation is MADKEIKEEIVEEIINDTENKNENIETVSQEDEIKKLKGEVEDWKNSYLRKQADFQNFTKRKEKEFDDLKAFASEKVVVKVLDIIDNLERAIAASSETKDFDSLVKGVELTLSQMKSTVASEGVEAIETEKATFDPHLHMAVSVEDSADYANDEIIAEFQKGYKMKGKVIRPSMVKVCKK